One genomic segment of Pseudomonas fortuita includes these proteins:
- a CDS encoding shikimate 5-dehydrogenase — protein sequence MSTTPSRDTVLCISLAGRPGTFGVRFHNHLYQQLGLDFYYKAMRTDDLPAAVAGIRALGIRGCGVSMPYKEACMALVDEIDPSAAAIESVNTLVNTGGHLKAYNTDYLAVRQLLAQHQVDPGTAFALRGSGGMAKAVASALRDAGFAEGIIVARNEQAGRQLADVCGYRWLAELGDICPPMLVNVTPIGMAGGPEAEVLAFSEHAIAAAERVFDVVAMPAQTSLIRRAQALGKPVITGLEVIALQALEQFVLYTGIRPTRAQVDAAVAYAREG from the coding sequence ATGTCGACAACTCCCAGCAGGGATACCGTGCTGTGCATCTCCTTGGCCGGACGCCCCGGCACCTTTGGCGTGCGTTTTCACAACCACCTGTACCAGCAGCTGGGCCTGGACTTTTACTACAAGGCCATGCGCACCGATGACCTGCCGGCGGCGGTGGCGGGTATCCGCGCCTTGGGTATCCGCGGCTGCGGCGTGTCCATGCCGTACAAGGAGGCCTGTATGGCGCTGGTCGATGAAATCGACCCGTCGGCGGCGGCCATCGAGTCGGTCAATACCTTGGTCAATACCGGTGGCCACCTGAAGGCCTACAACACCGATTACCTGGCCGTGCGCCAGTTGTTGGCGCAGCATCAGGTCGATCCGGGCACCGCCTTTGCCCTGCGTGGCAGTGGTGGCATGGCCAAGGCCGTGGCCAGTGCCCTGCGTGATGCAGGCTTTGCCGAAGGCATCATCGTTGCGCGCAACGAGCAGGCCGGTCGGCAACTGGCAGATGTGTGTGGTTATCGCTGGCTGGCTGAGTTGGGCGACATCTGCCCGCCGATGCTGGTGAACGTGACGCCGATCGGTATGGCTGGCGGGCCGGAGGCAGAGGTGCTGGCGTTTTCTGAGCATGCCATAGCGGCGGCCGAGCGGGTGTTCGATGTGGTGGCGATGCCGGCGCAGACGTCGTTGATTCGCCGGGCGCAGGCGTTGGGCAAGCCGGTGATTACCGGGCTGGAGGTCATTGCGCTGCAAGCGCTGGAGCAGTTTGTGCTGTACACGGGTATCAGGCCGACGCGGGCGCAGGTGGATGCCGCAGTGGCTTACGCCCGGGAGGGCTAG